In a genomic window of Acidimicrobiia bacterium:
- a CDS encoding DUF4214 domain-containing protein, with amino-acid sequence MLKAKQLLKRIATVITATLICSVTVSPPIASGDTSTTSSISNLQVQLADGSTSDEIYASGESVPFKLSWIWNAGSGETVGIPAFHIGLAGELNAHNTEITYGALTNNDTSYKLEDITFTALITRPDFTKADGYEPIEADTTWTVSLDLEVSPIESGSTIGIFELQRGDGEGIYEFANNSPALTPSVKILSTPTIDNETFTLTYNDHDTITLSPGDGPNLDNNFLYFITVDESSPDKSDDGAHPNQHGTVTFTFNKVGWCATNPSGTLEMSVYAAQKGAVTADGEELTDVGWILSEPTDPITVTNIDCSGGNGDGGSGDKTPDTSDDGSSADEANDQAKDEVDETGNLTPAGLAKVAKKWASAPQSTAQNTAVGFMQRLYLGIFLRQGDQGGLEYWANLRQAGVSEQQIISSFLNSPEGQKALGQFDTQR; translated from the coding sequence ATGTTGAAAGCAAAGCAGCTTCTAAAACGAATCGCGACCGTAATAACCGCAACACTCATATGCAGTGTCACCGTTTCACCACCAATAGCCTCAGGCGACACCAGCACCACAAGCAGCATCTCAAACCTTCAGGTACAGCTAGCCGACGGCTCAACGTCTGACGAAATATATGCTTCCGGAGAAAGTGTCCCCTTCAAGCTCTCTTGGATCTGGAACGCAGGCAGCGGCGAAACTGTTGGAATTCCCGCCTTCCACATCGGGTTAGCTGGTGAACTTAATGCACACAACACAGAGATTACGTACGGTGCTCTCACCAATAACGACACCAGTTACAAACTGGAGGACATCACCTTCACCGCTCTGATCACAAGACCAGACTTCACAAAGGCAGACGGCTACGAACCTATTGAAGCCGACACTACCTGGACGGTAAGCCTCGATTTAGAGGTTTCACCCATTGAAAGTGGTAGCACCATTGGGATCTTCGAGCTACAACGAGGAGATGGTGAAGGTATCTACGAATTTGCTAACAACTCACCGGCCCTGACACCTTCCGTTAAAATTCTCTCCACGCCAACAATAGATAACGAGACCTTCACCCTCACCTATAACGACCACGACACCATCACTCTCTCACCAGGTGATGGACCCAATTTGGATAACAATTTCCTCTATTTCATCACCGTGGATGAAAGCAGCCCAGACAAGTCGGATGACGGGGCACACCCGAATCAACATGGCACGGTAACCTTCACCTTTAATAAAGTCGGGTGGTGCGCCACCAACCCTTCAGGCACCTTGGAGATGAGTGTTTACGCCGCCCAAAAAGGCGCCGTCACTGCGGACGGTGAGGAGTTAACCGACGTCGGCTGGATCCTCAGCGAACCCACTGACCCGATCACGGTAACCAACATCGACTGCTCTGGCGGGAACGGTGACGGCGGTTCCGGCGATAAGACACCCGATACCAGCGATGACGGCTCCTCGGCCGATGAGGCCAACGACCAGGCCAAAGATGAGGTTGATGAAACCGGTAACCTCACCCCAGCCGGACTAGCTAAAGTCGCTAAAAAATGGGCCTCAGCACCACAAAGCACCGCACAAAACACCGCCGTTGGATTCATGCAACGCCTCTACCTAGGAATCTTCCTACGACAAGGCGACCAAGGCGGCCTTGAATACTGGGCCAACCTAAGACAAGCAGGAGTATCAGAACAACAAATCATCTCCAGCTTCCTAAACTCACCAGAAGGCCAAAAAGCACTCGGCCAATTCGACACCCAACGG